The window TCCTGGCGGTGCGCATCGAGCAGATGCTCACCAAGGATGAAATCCTTGAGCTGTATCTGAACAAGATCTATCTGGGTTACCGCGCCTACGGCGTAGGCGCCGCCGCGCAGGTCTATTTCGGCAAAGACGTCAGCCAGCTGACCCTGAGCGAAATGGCGACCATCGCCGGCCTGCCGAAAGCGCCGTCCACCTTCAACCCGCTCTATTCGCACGATCGCGCCGTTGCCCGCCGCAACGTGGTGCTGTCGCGCATGCTGGACGAACACTACATCACGCAGGCGCAGTACGATCAGGCGCGCTCCGAAGATCTGGTCGCCAATTACCATGCGCCGGAAATCAGCTTCTCCGCGCCGTATCTCTCCGAGATGGTGCGTCAGGAGATGATCAAGCGTTACGGTGAAAACGCCTATACCGACGGTTACAAGGTTTACACCACCGTCACCAAACGGCTGCAGTTGGCGGCGCAGGAGTCGGTACGCAACAACGTGCTGGCCTATGACATGCGCCACGGTTACCGCGGCCCATCCAACGTGTTGTGGAAAGTCGGCGAAGCGGCCTGGGATCGCAAACAGATTGTCGATTCGCTGAAAAACCTGCCGAACTACGGCCCGCTGGCGCCGGCGGTGATCACCGCCGCCAACCCGCAGGAAGCGACGGCGATGCTGGCCGACGGCAGCAGTATTGCCCTGCCGATGGCGACCATGCGCTGGGCACGCCCATACCGTTCGGACACTCAGCAAGGCCCAACGCCGAAACGCGTCACCGACGTAGTGCAGGCCGGCCAGCAAGTGTGGGTGCGTAAAGTGAATGAAGCCTGGTGGCTGTCGCAGGTGCCGGACGTCAACTCGGCGCTGGTCTCTATCAACCCGAACGACGGCGCGGTGAAAGCGCTGGTTGGCGGCTTCGACTTCAATCAGAGCAAGTTCAACCGCGTCACGCAGGCTCTGCGTCAGGTGGGCTCGAACATCAAACCGTTCCTGTACACCGCCGCGATGGATAAAGGCCTGACGCTGGCCACCATTCTGAATGACTTGCCGATTACCCGTTGGGATGCCGGCGCCGGCACCGACTGGCGGCCGAAGAACTCGCCGCCGACCTACGACGGCCCGATTCGCCTGCGACAGGGGCTGGGGCAGTCGAAGAACGTGGTGATGGTGCGTGCGATGCGCGCGATGGGCGTCGACTACGCGGCGGAATATCTGCAGCGCTTCGGCTTCCCGGCGCAGAATATCGTGCATACCGAATCGCTGGCGCTGGGGTCCGCCTCCTTCACCCCGATGCAGCTGGTGCGCGGCTACGCGGTGCTGGCGAACGGCGGTTATCTGGTCGACCCGTACTTCATCACCAAAATTGAAGACGATAACGGCAATACGGTGTTCGAAGCCAAACCGAAAGTGGTGTGCGGCAGCTGTAACCTGCCGGTGATCTACGGCGACACCCACCGTTCGGCGGTGCTGTCCGACGACAACATCGAAAACGTCGCCACCTCGCAGGAAGGCAACAACAGCACGGTGCCGATGCCTCAGCTGGAGCAAGTCACCCCGGCTCAGGTACAGCAGGACGGCGATCAACAGTATGCGCCGCACGTCATCAGCACACAGCTGGCCTTCCTGATCCACGACGCGCTGAACAGCAACATCTTCGGCGAACCGGGTTGGATGGGTACCGCCTGGCGCGCCGGCCGCGATCTGAAACGTCATGATATCGGCGGCAAAACCGGTACCACCAACAGTTCCAAGGACGCCTGGTTCTCAGGCTATGGCCCGGATACCGTGACCTCGGTGTGGATCGGTTTCGACGATCACCGCCGCGACCTGGGCCGTTCGACGGTATCCGGCGCCATCCCGGATCAGATTTCCGGCGGTGAAGGCGGTGCCAAGAGCGCCCAGCCGGCGTGGGACGACTTTATGAAAACCGCGCTGGAAGGCATCCCAGAGCAGAAAGTCACGCCGCCGCCGGGCATCATCAGCGTCACCATCGACAAGAGCAGCGGCAAGCTCTCTGGCGGTGGCGGCGGCAGCCGTTCCGAGTACTTCATCGAAGGAACGCAGCCGACGGACTACCCATCGCGCGATACCGGCACCACGTTGACCGATCCGGGCGGTGAAAGCCACGAGCTGTTCTGATCGAAAAGGGCCAGAGAAATCTGGCCCTTTTTTTATTCGGCGTGAAGCGTATCAGCGCGACGCGCGCAAAAATGCCTCGGAAAGGAACAGCGCGCTGACGTTGCGCGCCTCACGGAAATCCGGTTCCGCCAGCAGCGCCATCATGTTGGCGATCGGCCAGCGCACCTGCGGCAAGGGCTCCGGCTCATCCCCCTCCAGGCTCTGCGGATAGAGACCGTGCGCCAGCACGATATTCATTTTGCTGGAAAAGTAGGACGGCGCCATCGTCAGCTTACTGAGAAAATCAAAGCGTTTCGCGCCGTACCCCACCTCTTCCATCAGCTCGCGGTTGGCCGCCTCCAGCACCCCTTCGCCGGGATCGATCAGCCCTTTCGGGAACCCCAGCTCATAGGATTCGGTGCCGACCGCATATTCGCGGATCAGCAGCAGGTCATCGCCAATCACCGGCACGATCATCACCGCTTCGCGATCCGAAGGCCGCATGCGTTCATACACCCGCCGAACACCGTTGCTGAATTCCAAATCGACCGACTCGACGTTAAACAAACGCGAACGCGCGACCGTTTCCACTTTCAGAATTTTAGGTTTTTGCAGGTGTTTATCCATGATTGCCTCAAAGAGGTTACCCAGGCGCGGACGGGGCAACCGAAAAAATGATTGGCGTAACGCACGGCTCGTTGGCGCTCAAACGCTGACCAAATTCGATCCTGATCACATTGTGCGTTAAGGGCAAGCTCCGCCGCAACGCGCATGAACAGTAATTTACTTTCTTTTAACAAGCGTAGCCAGCGGCCGGCGATTTTCCGTACTGATTCAGCAAACAGCGCGCAAGAAAATAGGATAATACCGATATCGACGGCAGAGACCGGTTGCTAGTATCACGCAGGCAAGAATCAGTGATAAAATGGCCTTGCGTCATGAAGGAATGAGATCCAGAGCGAGAATCTGTTTGTTCCCTCATTAGTTCTGGGTGCCTCCTGGCGGTTTACTCCGTATAATATTCAGCTTTTCATCAGGTTGGCGAAATTCACGGGTGTGAGATGGGGATTGCATGAGCACAATAGTGTTGATATTGGCCTTAGTGCTTGTCTGCCTGATTGCCGCCGGCCTGTACCTGTGGTTCAAGGCCCGCAACCCGTCGGCGCTGGCGCACGCATTGCCGTTTATCAAGCCTGCCCACCGCAAGCTGACCGACGAAGAGCGCGCTGCAGTCGAGTTCTATCTCAATCAGCAAAACAAGCTGAGCAACAAACTGTTGCCCGGCGGCGGCGCTACGCTGCCCGCGGCCAAGCTGGCGCTCACACCGCAAAGCGATAACGTATATCCGGTCACGCACGCCATCACCCGCTACGGGCTGGCCAGCGACGATCCCAATAAATGGCGCTATTACCTCGACGCGGAAGAGGTGCATCTGCCGCCGTTTTGGGAACCCTATATCACCGCCGACAACCATGTGGAAGTGATCAGAACCCAGACGCTGCCGCTGGTGATTTCGCTCAACGGGCACTCGCTGAAAGATCATATTCACGATCGGCCGCAGCCGCCGGTGGTGGCCGCCACGCCGACCAAAAACGCGTCCATCCGCAAGGAAGAGAGCGAGCATGTCGAGCTGGTCAATATTCGCAAGGAAACGCCGGAAGAGCATGCGCTGAACCGGCCGAACGGCATCCGTGAAGCCGTCATCATCTCCGCCGCGCTGCTGCTGCTGTTCTTCAGCCTGATAAGCCCGGTGCTGGTTATCCCCTGGATGATTTTTGTGGCGGTGCTGATGATCGCCTGGGGATGCTGGAACCTGTTCCGCCGTCCGGCGTCGCGTGAGCTGAAAGAGATCCACTGCCTGCGCGGCACGCCGAAGCGCTGGGGCCTGTTCGGCGAGTCCGATCAGGGGCAGATCAGCAACATTTCGCTCGGCATCATCGATCTTATCTACCCGCCGCATTGGCAGCCGTACCTGACGCAGGATCTGGGCAAGACCACCGATGTGGACGTCTACCTCAATCGGCAGGTAGTGCGCCAGGGGCGCTTCCTCTCGCTGCATGACGAAGTGAAGAATTTCCCGCTGCAGCAGTGGGGCCGCAACGCGGTGCTGGTCGCCAGCTCGGCGCTGGTACTGCTGTTGCTGCTGATCTATATTCCGCTCAACCTGCCGCTGACCCTCAGCATGGCCTGGCTGCAGGGTGCGCAAAAAGTGGAAGTGACCAGCGTGCAAGCCCTGGAAGCCACGCCGCTGCGCATCGGCGACACGCTGAAAGTGCGCGGCAGCGGCATGTGCTATGTGCCGCCGCCGGCCAACGGCGGCGGCACCGTCAATTTTGCGCCGTTCGACTGCTCCGGCATCTATTGGAACAACGCCGCCCCGCTGCCGCAGCCGGAATCGGAAGTCATAGACAAAGCGACGGCCCTGCTGGCCACGGTCAACAGCCAGCTGCATCCGAGCGGCGCCGATCAGAAGGTCAACCCGCAGCTGGCCAGCGCCATCGAGAAATCCGGCATGATCCTGTTGGATGACTTCTCTGATATCGTTCTGAAAACACAGGATTTGTGCCAGGCAGAAAACGACTGCGTGCGGTTAAAAAACGCCTTGGTCAACCTGGGCAACGCCAAAAACTGGAGCGGCCTGGTGAAACGCGCCAGATCCGGCGCGCTGCAAGGCGTCAACGTCCTGCTGCGCCCGGTAAGCGCCGAGTCGCTGGAAAGCCTGACCAAAGTGGCCACGTCGTCGTTCATCTTCAATGAAACGCGCCTGGCCGCCGCGGCGCTCAACAGCCCGCCGCCGGGCGGTTTCCTGATCCGCAGCGATGAAGGCCGCCAGCTGGTCAGCCATCCGCAGTCTTCAGCGCCGCAGAGCGAATACAACGCCCTCGACCAGTGGAATGAGCTGCAGCGCCTTTCCACTCTGCTGCTGCATACCCCGTTCCAGGCGCAAGGGGTGATCACCAGCCTCAGCGTCGATGCCAACGGCACCCGCCACGTGGCGCTGCACAGCGAACCGGACATGATCACCCTGTGGCGCTACCTCGGCACCAGCCTGCTGTTGCTGGCGGTGGTCGTCAGCCTGGGCTATAACGCCTGGCGGCTGGTGCAGCGTCGGCGCATCAATCAGCACCGCGTCGCCGATATCCAGCGTTACTACGACAGCTGCTTCAATCCGCAGATCAATCCGATGTCGATGCGGCCGATGGCCTGAACCTGACGCCGGGCCTCCGCCCTGTCATCTGCTTATGCTACGCTAACGCTATTATTCTCATCTGCGGACCGCCCGTCGGTCCGCCCGTGGAGTTTTTATGGTTCCCGAATTTGATTGGCCGCAGATCGATACCGTGCTGCTGGATATGGACGGCACCTTGCTGGACCTGGAATTCGACAGTCACTTCTGGCTCAGCCTGGTGCCGCAAGCGCTGAGCGAAAGGCGCGCCATTCCGTTTGACGAAGCCCGTCATATCATTGAGCGGGAATATCAGGCGGTGCAGCACACCATGAATTGGTATTGCTTCGATTACTGGAGCGAGCGGTTGGATCTGGATATCTACCGCATGACCAGCGAAGTGGGCAGCCGCGCCCGGCTGCGCGAGGATACCGAGCCGTTTTTACGGGCGCTGCGCGGCGCCGGCCTGCAAACCATTTTGCTGACCAACGCCCATCCGCACAGCCTGGCGGTGAAAATCGAGCATACCGGTCTGGATCGGCACCTTGATTTATTGTTTTCCACCCACACATTTGGTTATCCGAAAGAAGATCAGCGTCTGTGGCAGGCGGTGCAACAGCACACCGGGTTCAACCCACAGCGCACGCTGTTCGTCGACGACGGCGAGCCGATCCTCGACGCGGCGCGCACTTTCGGCATTCGTTACTGCCTGGGCGTGCAAAACCCGGACTCCAGCACGGCGGAGAAAAGCTTCCAGCGCCATCCGTCGATGCGCGACTATCGCCTGCTGATACCGGCGCTGGCCAAGGGGGAAGCATGAAGGACAAAGCGACGCGCGACGACGCGGTCCGGCTGGATAAATGGCTGTGGGCCGCACGCTTCTACAAGACCCGCGCGCT of the Serratia marcescens subsp. marcescens ATCC 13880 genome contains:
- the mrcA gene encoding peptidoglycan glycosyltransferase/peptidoglycan DD-transpeptidase MrcA — translated: MKFVKYLLILAVCCIVLGAASIFGLYKYVEPQLPDVATLKDVRLQIPMQVYSADGELIAQYGEKRRIPLKLDQIPPVMVHAFIATEDSRFYDHHGVDPVGIFRAASIALVSGHASQGASTITQQLARNFFLSPERTLMRKIKEAFLAVRIEQMLTKDEILELYLNKIYLGYRAYGVGAAAQVYFGKDVSQLTLSEMATIAGLPKAPSTFNPLYSHDRAVARRNVVLSRMLDEHYITQAQYDQARSEDLVANYHAPEISFSAPYLSEMVRQEMIKRYGENAYTDGYKVYTTVTKRLQLAAQESVRNNVLAYDMRHGYRGPSNVLWKVGEAAWDRKQIVDSLKNLPNYGPLAPAVITAANPQEATAMLADGSSIALPMATMRWARPYRSDTQQGPTPKRVTDVVQAGQQVWVRKVNEAWWLSQVPDVNSALVSINPNDGAVKALVGGFDFNQSKFNRVTQALRQVGSNIKPFLYTAAMDKGLTLATILNDLPITRWDAGAGTDWRPKNSPPTYDGPIRLRQGLGQSKNVVMVRAMRAMGVDYAAEYLQRFGFPAQNIVHTESLALGSASFTPMQLVRGYAVLANGGYLVDPYFITKIEDDNGNTVFEAKPKVVCGSCNLPVIYGDTHRSAVLSDDNIENVATSQEGNNSTVPMPQLEQVTPAQVQQDGDQQYAPHVISTQLAFLIHDALNSNIFGEPGWMGTAWRAGRDLKRHDIGGKTGTTNSSKDAWFSGYGPDTVTSVWIGFDDHRRDLGRSTVSGAIPDQISGGEGGAKSAQPAWDDFMKTALEGIPEQKVTPPPGIISVTIDKSSGKLSGGGGGSRSEYFIEGTQPTDYPSRDTGTTLTDPGGESHELF
- the nudE gene encoding ADP compounds hydrolase NudE; protein product: MDKHLQKPKILKVETVARSRLFNVESVDLEFSNGVRRVYERMRPSDREAVMIVPVIGDDLLLIREYAVGTESYELGFPKGLIDPGEGVLEAANRELMEEVGYGAKRFDFLSKLTMAPSYFSSKMNIVLAHGLYPQSLEGDEPEPLPQVRWPIANMMALLAEPDFREARNVSALFLSEAFLRASR
- a CDS encoding intracellular growth attenuator family protein; this translates as MSTIVLILALVLVCLIAAGLYLWFKARNPSALAHALPFIKPAHRKLTDEERAAVEFYLNQQNKLSNKLLPGGGATLPAAKLALTPQSDNVYPVTHAITRYGLASDDPNKWRYYLDAEEVHLPPFWEPYITADNHVEVIRTQTLPLVISLNGHSLKDHIHDRPQPPVVAATPTKNASIRKEESEHVELVNIRKETPEEHALNRPNGIREAVIISAALLLLFFSLISPVLVIPWMIFVAVLMIAWGCWNLFRRPASRELKEIHCLRGTPKRWGLFGESDQGQISNISLGIIDLIYPPHWQPYLTQDLGKTTDVDVYLNRQVVRQGRFLSLHDEVKNFPLQQWGRNAVLVASSALVLLLLLIYIPLNLPLTLSMAWLQGAQKVEVTSVQALEATPLRIGDTLKVRGSGMCYVPPPANGGGTVNFAPFDCSGIYWNNAAPLPQPESEVIDKATALLATVNSQLHPSGADQKVNPQLASAIEKSGMILLDDFSDIVLKTQDLCQAENDCVRLKNALVNLGNAKNWSGLVKRARSGALQGVNVLLRPVSAESLESLTKVATSSFIFNETRLAAAALNSPPPGGFLIRSDEGRQLVSHPQSSAPQSEYNALDQWNELQRLSTLLLHTPFQAQGVITSLSVDANGTRHVALHSEPDMITLWRYLGTSLLLLAVVVSLGYNAWRLVQRRRINQHRVADIQRYYDSCFNPQINPMSMRPMA
- the yrfG gene encoding GMP/IMP nucleotidase: MVPEFDWPQIDTVLLDMDGTLLDLEFDSHFWLSLVPQALSERRAIPFDEARHIIEREYQAVQHTMNWYCFDYWSERLDLDIYRMTSEVGSRARLREDTEPFLRALRGAGLQTILLTNAHPHSLAVKIEHTGLDRHLDLLFSTHTFGYPKEDQRLWQAVQQHTGFNPQRTLFVDDGEPILDAARTFGIRYCLGVQNPDSSTAEKSFQRHPSMRDYRLLIPALAKGEA